In the genome of Treponema pedis, one region contains:
- a CDS encoding RHS repeat domain-containing protein: MYIWDKNVLLHEIKKEGKQKDEITTWVFEGFTPTAKLVNGKSYSIITDHIGRPIQAIDDNGELVWSCDYDIYGRLKKLKGERTFIPFRQVGQIEDAELEGLYYNRYRWYNSETGCYISQDPISIAGGLNLYSYVHNSNSWIDPLGLTGHLSFIGEALHPATITSDNPGGLIKIQATGSHAGDKVAVYEKTKNKDVWSDDYRVHHVSYDPKTNEMTMQIVKKDYHKIGHTGGAKDFKDDTGFKYNTQEAIDEATKRRNKNGCKQ; encoded by the coding sequence TTGTACATTTGGGATAAAAATGTACTTTTGCATGAGATAAAAAAGGAGGGCAAACAGAAAGATGAAATAACAACGTGGGTGTTCGAGGGCTTTACCCCGACGGCAAAGCTTGTAAACGGTAAATCGTACAGTATTATAACCGACCATATAGGCAGACCGATACAGGCGATAGACGATAACGGCGAACTTGTATGGAGTTGCGATTACGACATATACGGCAGACTGAAAAAGCTAAAAGGAGAGCGAACTTTTATACCGTTCAGGCAAGTCGGACAAATAGAAGACGCTGAATTAGAAGGACTTTACTATAACCGGTACAGGTGGTATAATTCGGAGACAGGTTGTTACATCAGCCAAGACCCGATTTCTATTGCAGGTGGGTTGAACTTATACAGCTATGTTCACAATTCCAATAGTTGGATAGACCCATTGGGGTTAACGGGACACCTTTCTTTTATTGGAGAAGCCTTGCATCCTGCAACTATTACATCCGACAATCCGGGTGGACTAATTAAAATACAAGCAACGGGCAGTCATGCAGGAGATAAAGTTGCAGTGTATGAGAAAACTAAAAATAAAGATGTATGGTCTGATGATTATAGGGTTCATCATGTTTCGTATGACCCTAAAACAAATGAAATGACAATGCAAATTGTAAAAAAAGATTATCATAAAATAGGGCATACAGGAGGAGCAAAAGACTTTAAAGATGATACAGGTTTTAAGTATAATACACAAGAAGCAATAGATGAAGCTACAAAACGAAGAAATAAAAATGGATGTAAACAATAA
- a CDS encoding single-stranded DNA-binding protein — translation MADINHVVLVGRLTRDAELRYTSSGIAVCNFAIAVNRRRKNGDEWSEETSFFDVVLWGRQGESLNQYLIKGKQVAIDGELRQNRWEQDGQTRSRIEIVANNLQLLGGGQGGQVPQGQQIRQGTAPQQAGYGNQQYQTGAGGQAPSAYQRRQDAPPYNDDYIPDPGNSDLDNIPF, via the coding sequence ATGGCAGATATAAATCATGTAGTATTGGTCGGCCGTTTAACACGTGATGCCGAACTCAGGTATACATCGTCCGGTATTGCTGTTTGTAATTTTGCTATAGCCGTTAACAGACGAAGGAAAAACGGTGATGAGTGGAGTGAAGAAACAAGTTTTTTTGATGTCGTACTTTGGGGAAGACAGGGAGAAAGTCTAAACCAATATCTCATCAAAGGAAAACAGGTGGCAATCGACGGCGAACTTAGACAAAATCGCTGGGAACAGGACGGTCAAACACGAAGCCGTATAGAAATCGTTGCCAACAATCTTCAGCTTTTAGGAGGAGGTCAGGGAGGGCAAGTCCCTCAAGGTCAGCAAATAAGGCAGGGCACGGCCCCGCAGCAGGCTGGATACGGCAATCAGCAGTACCAAACCGGAGCGGGAGGACAGGCACCGTCCGCATACCAAAGAAGACAGGATGCGCCGCCTTATAACGACGACTATATACCCGACCCGGGCAATTCGGATTTGGATAATATCCCATTTTAA
- the rpsF gene encoding 30S ribosomal protein S6: MRKYELMTVFPVEEDLYKPGMDSLRNILTEFGVEIISEEPYGDRDLAYEIKRKTKGRYTLFNINADPARMIELDKRFKLIAQMLTYLFIRVEE; this comes from the coding sequence ATGCGAAAATACGAACTTATGACGGTTTTTCCGGTTGAAGAAGACCTTTACAAACCGGGAATGGATTCTCTGCGTAATATTCTTACAGAATTCGGTGTAGAGATTATCTCCGAAGAGCCTTACGGCGACCGCGACCTTGCTTACGAAATTAAGCGCAAAACAAAGGGCCGCTATACGCTTTTCAACATTAATGCCGACCCCGCGCGGATGATTGAATTGGATAAGCGCTTTAAACTTATAGCTCAAATGTTAACATACCTTTTTATCCGTGTAGAGGAATAA
- the rpsR gene encoding 30S ribosomal protein S18, translating to MQENIREGEDKRKSRTFYRKKICRFCTQKLKIDYKDPDSLRRFITERGKILPRRITGTCAKHQRKLALEIKRARALALLPYVINE from the coding sequence ATGCAGGAAAATATCCGCGAAGGCGAAGACAAGAGAAAAAGCAGAACTTTTTACAGAAAAAAGATTTGCAGATTTTGCACACAAAAATTAAAAATCGATTATAAAGACCCTGATTCGCTTAGAAGATTTATAACCGAACGCGGAAAAATTCTTCCCAGAAGAATTACCGGAACCTGTGCAAAACATCAAAGAAAACTTGCACTTGAAATCAAACGTGCAAGGGCATTGGCATTATTGCCCTACGTTATCAACGAATAA
- a CDS encoding SPOR domain-containing protein, giving the protein MPDKKCGMTHLNLKAALIILLSFFIPQVLFCGNEISSNVQKLIEKAFIKKTPEAVIAFISAEAEKSVRPAEKRQILIILADYEERFDFFKEAVNHYLIAAENAPLAEKKTLLLKAAGAAVLADDMNKASELCNDLLLLVQTPMSEEDAKIILYSEWLKLKFYEEGSKEFSSAILSMKKHVTDSAFKEFHPALLLTLWWIENDKRAENTLLKKFPNSIEAGIVRGEAVLSPKTFWYLMPRSFAFTETEEESEPLIGSIELQSAGSTQLNPQSAAFQVGFFKTEDYARALLAELLKKGFKASIKEDRRVSGLFYSVFVFADGNGDVLLRLKQAGYEPVPVFR; this is encoded by the coding sequence ATGCCTGATAAAAAATGCGGAATGACGCATCTTAATTTAAAAGCGGCTCTTATAATTTTACTTTCTTTTTTTATTCCTCAAGTTCTGTTTTGCGGAAATGAAATATCTTCCAATGTGCAAAAGCTGATTGAAAAGGCTTTTATAAAAAAAACGCCTGAAGCGGTTATCGCTTTTATAAGTGCGGAAGCTGAAAAGTCGGTTCGACCTGCCGAAAAACGGCAAATCCTTATTATTCTTGCCGATTACGAAGAACGCTTTGATTTTTTTAAGGAAGCCGTAAACCATTATTTAATTGCCGCGGAAAATGCACCACTTGCCGAAAAAAAAACTCTTTTATTAAAGGCTGCCGGAGCCGCCGTTTTGGCCGACGATATGAATAAGGCCTCCGAGCTTTGCAATGATTTGCTCTTACTTGTACAAACTCCTATGTCGGAAGAAGACGCGAAAATAATTCTTTATTCAGAGTGGCTTAAACTTAAATTCTACGAAGAAGGCTCTAAGGAATTTTCTTCCGCGATTTTATCTATGAAAAAGCACGTTACCGATTCCGCTTTTAAAGAATTTCATCCGGCTCTGCTTTTAACCTTATGGTGGATTGAAAACGATAAAAGGGCTGAAAATACTCTTTTAAAAAAATTCCCTAACAGTATTGAAGCGGGTATCGTGCGCGGCGAAGCCGTACTCTCTCCCAAAACTTTTTGGTATTTAATGCCCCGCTCCTTTGCATTTACCGAAACGGAGGAAGAATCGGAGCCTTTAATAGGCAGTATCGAATTACAATCTGCAGGAAGTACTCAGCTTAATCCGCAATCTGCGGCTTTTCAAGTAGGTTTTTTTAAAACGGAAGATTACGCAAGGGCCCTTTTGGCGGAATTATTAAAAAAAGGTTTTAAAGCTTCAATTAAAGAAGATAGGAGGGTATCCGGGCTTTTTTATTCCGTTTTTGTTTTTGCGGACGGAAACGGCGATGTGCTTTTAAGATTAAAACAGGCGGGTTACGAGCCCGTTCCCGTATTCCGGTAG
- the tgt gene encoding tRNA guanosine(34) transglycosylase Tgt, giving the protein MKEKKEIFTTLHKDAGSRARTGILELPHGKVLTPAFMPVGTAASVKAMTKDDLNEIGFQIILANTYHLFLRPGIEVIKSAGGLHGFSGWQKNFLTDSGGFQVFSLSGLRKITEEGVKFQSHIDGSSRFLSPEIAVELQTGFNSDIQMQLDICSAYGITKAETLADLKITMNWLDRAFNAWNNTSETYDGALFPIVQGGFFEDLRLQSLEAVLKHEPRGIAIGGLSIGEPKEKYLEFLEFTAKQIPEKKPVYVMGIGTPDYILEAVKNGVDIFDCVLPSRNARNGSLFTHNGAISIKRKEYEFDFGPIDKKCNCKVCREYSRSYLRHLFRTKEILYSMLATYHNLFFLHNMVCDIRKAIENDSFDEYYHNFLKNYKI; this is encoded by the coding sequence ATGAAAGAAAAAAAAGAAATATTTACAACCCTTCATAAAGATGCCGGTTCGCGTGCCCGTACCGGAATTTTGGAGTTACCGCACGGAAAGGTTTTAACACCCGCATTTATGCCCGTAGGTACGGCCGCAAGTGTAAAAGCTATGACAAAAGACGACCTTAACGAAATAGGTTTTCAAATTATTTTGGCAAATACCTATCATCTTTTTTTACGTCCCGGAATTGAAGTAATTAAGAGTGCGGGCGGTTTACACGGGTTTTCAGGCTGGCAAAAAAATTTTCTTACCGATTCGGGCGGGTTTCAGGTTTTTTCACTTTCCGGTTTGCGTAAAATTACCGAAGAGGGTGTAAAGTTTCAAAGCCATATTGACGGCAGTTCCCGGTTTTTAAGCCCGGAGATTGCAGTGGAACTTCAAACCGGTTTTAACAGCGACATTCAAATGCAGCTTGATATTTGTTCCGCTTACGGTATTACAAAGGCGGAAACTCTTGCGGATTTAAAAATTACAATGAATTGGCTTGACAGAGCCTTTAACGCTTGGAATAATACGAGTGAAACCTATGACGGAGCTCTTTTTCCCATTGTGCAGGGCGGTTTTTTTGAAGATTTGCGTTTACAAAGTCTTGAAGCCGTTTTAAAACATGAACCGCGCGGCATTGCAATAGGAGGACTTTCGATAGGGGAGCCTAAAGAAAAATATCTTGAATTTTTGGAATTTACTGCAAAGCAAATTCCTGAGAAAAAGCCTGTTTATGTTATGGGAATCGGAACTCCAGATTATATTCTTGAAGCGGTAAAAAACGGAGTTGATATTTTCGACTGTGTTTTGCCTTCCAGAAATGCACGTAACGGAAGTTTGTTTACTCATAACGGGGCTATTTCAATTAAGCGCAAAGAATATGAATTTGATTTCGGCCCGATAGATAAAAAATGTAATTGTAAGGTTTGCAGGGAATACAGCCGTTCATATTTACGCCATCTGTTCCGTACAAAAGAAATTTTATATTCTATGCTTGCAACGTATCACAATCTTTTCTTTTTGCATAATATGGTTTGCGATATACGTAAGGCTATAGAAAACGATTCTTTTGACGAATATTATCATAATTTTTTAAAGAATTATAAAATTTAA
- a CDS encoding metallophosphoesterase, producing MNSLEFLNNGIFGDNAALKKLDSSDKAVLLLLSDTHGDYSSVVNILKTYGKKADALLFSGDGLQDFLHIINNAIYDTSLRECLPSAICLVSGNSDSLRGILNLEAAREISSFQKNPEKILLFKEELFLTACGTKILLTHGHEFFVDYEFNTIGSFAKQNNCSIAIYGHTHFPLVEKINGIFLINPGSVSRPRGGSKRSFALLTLKKNKTPEIKFINYEDTY from the coding sequence ATGAACAGCTTGGAATTCCTAAATAACGGAATTTTCGGTGATAATGCAGCCTTGAAAAAATTGGATAGTTCCGACAAAGCGGTTCTTCTTTTACTCTCCGACACCCACGGAGATTATTCTTCAGTTGTAAATATCCTTAAAACATACGGAAAAAAAGCCGATGCCCTCTTATTTTCAGGAGACGGTTTACAGGACTTCCTGCATATAATAAATAATGCAATATATGATACCTCTTTAAGAGAATGCTTACCTTCCGCAATATGTTTGGTTTCAGGCAACTCCGATTCTTTACGCGGAATACTCAATTTGGAAGCGGCAAGAGAAATATCCTCCTTTCAAAAAAATCCGGAGAAGATTTTACTTTTTAAAGAAGAACTTTTTTTAACGGCTTGCGGAACAAAAATTTTACTGACTCACGGACACGAATTTTTTGTAGATTACGAATTTAATACAATCGGCAGTTTTGCAAAGCAAAATAATTGCAGTATTGCAATTTACGGCCATACACATTTTCCTCTTGTCGAAAAAATAAACGGTATTTTTTTAATAAACCCGGGTTCCGTAAGCCGTCCTCGAGGAGGCTCAAAAAGAAGCTTTGCTCTTTTAACTTTGAAAAAAAACAAAACTCCTGAAATAAAATTCATAAATTACGAAGATACTTATTAA
- a CDS encoding NCS2 family permease produces MEKLFKLKEHNTCVRTEILAGITTFLAMAYILAVNPGILSQTGLDSGAVFTATALSAAVATAAMAFLANLPVALASGMGLNAFFTYSVVMGLGYSPAAALTAVFLEGVLFVLLSAVNVREAIIKSIPANLKKAVAAGIGIFITFIALQNSGIITDNPATLVGLGTFSYGSPALLAIIGLIITCALFILKVPGAILIGILITTAIGIPMGITKPADGWEGWTPVSLPASPAVFNFDFSNVLSFKFFVVFISFLFVDIFDTVGTLVGVSAQANLTDKDGNVPKVKQALLADAIGTIVGACLGTSTVTSYVESTAGVAAGGKTGLTSLTTAAMFIAALLFSPLFLLIPSAATAPALIIVGFLMMSQAGEINYKDPSEGIPAFITMIMMPFCYSIADGIVFGILSYVILKCIKGKFKDIPIVTWILFIIFAGKFIIKF; encoded by the coding sequence ATGGAAAAGCTTTTCAAACTTAAAGAGCACAACACCTGTGTGCGCACTGAAATTCTTGCAGGTATTACAACCTTTTTGGCAATGGCTTATATCCTGGCGGTTAATCCGGGGATTTTAAGTCAAACGGGGTTGGACAGCGGAGCGGTTTTTACCGCTACAGCCTTATCCGCAGCCGTTGCAACGGCTGCAATGGCATTTTTGGCAAATCTGCCCGTAGCCCTTGCTTCGGGAATGGGGTTAAACGCTTTTTTTACTTACAGCGTAGTTATGGGCTTAGGCTATTCGCCTGCGGCAGCCTTAACGGCGGTTTTTTTGGAAGGCGTTTTATTCGTTCTTCTTTCGGCGGTTAATGTTAGAGAAGCAATCATAAAGTCAATCCCCGCAAACCTTAAAAAAGCCGTTGCAGCAGGTATAGGTATTTTTATTACGTTTATAGCCCTTCAAAATTCAGGAATTATTACGGATAATCCTGCAACACTTGTAGGCTTAGGCACCTTTTCTTACGGCTCCCCCGCCCTGCTTGCAATTATAGGCTTAATTATTACTTGCGCCTTATTTATCTTAAAAGTACCGGGAGCGATTTTAATAGGAATATTGATTACTACAGCCATAGGGATTCCTATGGGAATAACAAAACCTGCGGACGGCTGGGAAGGGTGGACACCGGTAAGCCTGCCCGCTTCTCCCGCCGTCTTTAATTTCGACTTTTCAAATGTATTGTCGTTTAAATTCTTTGTCGTATTTATCTCTTTTCTTTTTGTAGATATTTTCGATACGGTAGGAACCTTAGTGGGAGTATCGGCACAGGCAAATCTTACCGATAAAGACGGAAACGTTCCCAAAGTAAAACAAGCACTTTTAGCGGACGCAATAGGAACAATAGTAGGGGCATGCCTCGGAACCTCTACCGTTACAAGTTATGTTGAAAGCACGGCGGGTGTCGCCGCAGGCGGAAAAACGGGACTTACCTCGTTAACTACGGCGGCAATGTTTATAGCGGCTCTATTATTTTCTCCCCTCTTCCTTCTTATACCTTCGGCTGCAACTGCACCTGCTTTAATTATTGTAGGATTTTTAATGATGAGTCAGGCGGGAGAAATTAACTATAAAGACCCTTCGGAAGGAATCCCCGCATTTATTACTATGATTATGATGCCGTTTTGCTACAGCATTGCCGACGGAATTGTCTTCGGTATTCTCTCTTATGTAATCTTAAAATGCATCAAAGGGAAATTTAAAGATATACCGATAGTAACTTGGATATTGTTTATTATTTTTGCAGGAAAATTTATAATTAAATTTTAA
- a CDS encoding SMI1/KNR4 family protein, with protein MNLFKDRKLLYEGRESQLSEEEIRQLLGINCDKIDSFIQLYLIYDGIFFPKQAMMFRHTFYTITKGDWDKIEIGFFLKFDDIIKTRKLQIENNTGLDYFTQTHIPFADDGFGNDIWIEISTGVIKVFYHEYSIEEGLITVAPNFDDFCSSLENWTLK; from the coding sequence ATGAATTTATTTAAAGACAGAAAATTACTCTATGAAGGTAGAGAATCTCAACTTTCCGAAGAAGAAATAAGACAATTATTAGGAATTAATTGTGATAAAATTGATAGTTTTATTCAATTATACCTAATATATGATGGCATTTTTTTTCCTAAGCAAGCAATGATGTTTAGACATACGTTTTATACTATCACAAAAGGAGATTGGGATAAAATAGAAATAGGTTTTTTCTTAAAATTTGATGATATAATTAAGACGAGAAAGCTCCAAATAGAAAATAATACCGGGTTAGATTATTTTACCCAAACTCATATTCCTTTTGCTGATGATGGATTCGGTAATGATATTTGGATAGAAATATCAACAGGAGTAATTAAAGTTTTTTATCATGAGTATTCAATTGAAGAAGGATTGATAACAGTAGCTCCTAATTTTGATGATTTTTGTTCTTCATTAGAAAATTGGACACTTAAATAA
- a CDS encoding RHS repeat-associated core domain-containing protein: protein MYEKGLLKAARNADSIVEFDRDAMGNITRETCNGHEITSRYDILGRRTHTASSSGADIATELDSLGNITGIEAQGWQATIDYDRQGLEIQRTLSGGLTSRTRRDKLGRVRYQNAVSNGHTHLDREYRWGTDDRLAKIIDLKTNETTAFEYNDRGFLTRAVYGGKEEVWRTADKLGNLYESPDFTDRIYYNSRLEHDSKRSWYYYYDCEGNLILKSPFHRQGKKPDTSWGICCYSYEWNANGSLKSVTTPSTGKKIFFKYDAFGRRISKSYGNREFLYIWDKNVLLHEIKKEGKQEDEITTWVFQGFTPVAKIQGDKSYSIISDHLGTPLQAIDTQGNKVWERELDIYGRIRKEKGEKGFCCFLYQGQYFDSETDLCYNRYRYYSPDTGTYISQDPIGLAGGNPTIYGYVKDPNSWIDVFGLNNTTQSHHIISDKNNLTKNHALISLAGYKDPNDFLQSSTNKIDLPTKYNTEDNVSSIHSGKHYNIYSELIADAMDEKVLLGKKENWTQDQYKQALDDITNKVRDKLNKGEIALNKNRRKNSSCKFSI from the coding sequence TTGTACGAAAAAGGCTTACTGAAAGCAGCCCGCAATGCCGATTCGATAGTTGAGTTCGACCGCGATGCAATGGGCAACATCACCCGTGAAACGTGCAACGGACACGAAATCACAAGCCGATACGACATACTCGGCAGACGCACGCATACGGCGAGCAGTTCGGGAGCCGACATAGCAACGGAGCTCGACAGCCTCGGCAACATAACGGGTATAGAGGCTCAAGGGTGGCAGGCAACGATAGACTACGACCGTCAGGGCTTAGAGATACAGCGAACCCTCTCGGGCGGACTGACCTCCCGCACCCGCCGCGACAAACTGGGACGTGTCCGCTATCAGAATGCGGTATCGAACGGACACACACACCTTGACCGCGAATACCGATGGGGCACAGACGACCGCCTTGCGAAGATAATAGACCTTAAAACGAACGAAACAACCGCCTTCGAGTACAACGATAGAGGCTTTTTGACGCGGGCGGTCTATGGCGGCAAAGAAGAGGTATGGCGTACAGCCGACAAGCTCGGCAACCTGTACGAAAGCCCCGACTTCACCGACCGTATATATTACAACAGCCGCCTTGAACACGACAGTAAACGGAGTTGGTATTATTACTACGACTGCGAAGGCAATCTGATACTTAAAAGCCCATTTCATAGGCAAGGCAAAAAGCCCGATACTTCTTGGGGAATATGCTGTTACAGTTACGAATGGAACGCCAACGGCAGTCTGAAAAGCGTAACCACCCCATCGACAGGTAAAAAGATATTCTTCAAGTACGATGCTTTCGGCAGGCGAATAAGCAAAAGCTACGGCAACCGCGAATTTTTGTACATTTGGGATAAAAATGTACTTTTGCATGAGATAAAAAAGGAGGGCAAACAGGAAGACGAAATAACGACGTGGGTATTTCAAGGATTTACACCTGTCGCTAAGATACAGGGCGATAAATCTTACAGCATAATATCAGACCATTTAGGCACACCTTTACAAGCCATAGATACACAAGGCAATAAAGTTTGGGAGCGAGAACTTGATATTTACGGCAGAATACGCAAAGAAAAAGGCGAAAAGGGGTTCTGTTGTTTTTTGTATCAAGGTCAATACTTTGACAGTGAGACAGATTTATGTTATAATAGGTATAGGTATTATTCGCCTGACACAGGTACTTATATTAGCCAAGACCCGATAGGGTTGGCGGGCGGAAATCCTACAATTTATGGGTATGTGAAAGACCCGAACAGTTGGATTGATGTATTTGGTCTTAATAATACTACTCAATCTCATCATATTATTAGTGATAAAAATAATTTAACTAAAAATCATGCTTTGATTAGTTTAGCTGGATATAAAGACCCTAATGATTTTTTGCAATCTTCAACCAATAAGATTGATTTACCTACAAAATATAATACAGAGGATAATGTTAGTTCAATACATTCAGGAAAACATTATAACATTTATTCAGAGTTGATAGCAGATGCTATGGATGAGAAAGTTTTATTAGGTAAAAAAGAAAATTGGACACAAGACCAATACAAACAAGCATTGGATGATATAACAAATAAAGTTAGAGATAAATTAAATAAAGGAGAGATAGCATTAAACAAAAATAGAAGAAAAAACTCTTCTTGTAAATTTTCAATATAA
- the rplI gene encoding 50S ribosomal protein L9 — MKVILNEDVKHLGEEGDIKNVAKGYARNYLFPRNLAVPCNDITVAHFESRKEEIEAKKAAKRQDAASIKERLEAASIKISMPAGPNGKLYGAVTTQTIADELHKLEFDIERKRIDIPGQTVKSTGTHKAVIKLYENVTAEISFTVEAQVIEEKSKPAPSEKKARKPRKEDTTEENVEASNDEAQAEPESSSETSN; from the coding sequence ATGAAAGTAATTTTAAATGAAGATGTAAAACACCTCGGAGAAGAAGGTGATATTAAAAACGTAGCAAAGGGCTATGCAAGGAACTATCTTTTCCCGAGAAATTTAGCCGTTCCCTGCAATGATATTACCGTTGCACACTTTGAATCCAGAAAAGAAGAAATTGAAGCTAAAAAAGCTGCAAAAAGGCAGGACGCCGCAAGCATTAAAGAAAGACTTGAAGCCGCCTCAATTAAGATTTCTATGCCTGCAGGACCCAACGGAAAACTTTACGGAGCCGTTACCACGCAAACAATTGCGGATGAATTACATAAACTGGAATTCGATATTGAACGAAAACGAATCGATATACCCGGTCAAACGGTAAAAAGTACGGGAACTCATAAAGCGGTAATAAAACTTTATGAAAACGTAACTGCGGAAATTTCCTTTACGGTTGAAGCACAGGTTATCGAAGAGAAATCCAAACCTGCACCTTCCGAAAAAAAAGCGAGAAAACCGCGTAAAGAAGATACAACGGAAGAAAACGTTGAAGCTTCAAATGACGAAGCTCAAGCCGAACCTGAATCTTCTTCGGAAACTTCAAACTGA
- a CDS encoding DUF2715 domain-containing protein yields MKKKIILITVFSVLLAGALSAKTIGLNLEVGALYTNHQLHHFWKGTDSDGFRHHSNRYKHMGGFNIGLSYDLPKNWAIYGTTMFAFNSIFVNDTQFGIGYNFKPGKGFNLFLGGAFAVGGSKFTVTHSVTKEIFKSTNIGGGLKLTASYMFTRQFGIYFGACANYYKPVSGYVLGVEQSSDRLPDMAQSLNAMAGLRVYF; encoded by the coding sequence ATGAAAAAGAAGATTATCCTGATAACCGTTTTTTCGGTTCTTTTAGCGGGGGCATTGTCTGCAAAGACTATCGGTCTTAATTTGGAGGTAGGCGCCTTATATACAAATCATCAGCTTCACCATTTTTGGAAGGGAACCGACAGCGACGGTTTCAGACATCATTCAAACCGCTATAAACACATGGGAGGTTTTAATATAGGCTTGTCTTATGACCTTCCGAAAAATTGGGCTATATACGGAACTACCATGTTTGCATTTAATTCGATATTTGTAAACGACACTCAATTCGGAATAGGATATAATTTTAAGCCGGGGAAGGGCTTTAATCTATTTTTAGGAGGAGCCTTTGCAGTAGGCGGCTCCAAATTTACCGTAACTCACAGTGTTACAAAAGAAATATTTAAATCCACAAATATAGGAGGCGGGCTTAAGCTGACGGCTTCTTATATGTTTACCCGTCAATTCGGTATTTATTTCGGTGCCTGTGCCAACTACTATAAACCGGTTTCAGGCTATGTTTTGGGAGTTGAGCAATCGTCGGACCGTCTTCCCGATATGGCGCAATCGCTTAATGCCATGGCGGGTTTAAGAGTTTATTTTTAA
- a CDS encoding RHS domain-containing protein, whose protein sequence is MISDHLGTPILAADEQGNKVWERTLDIYGRVRKEEGEKGFCNMLYQG, encoded by the coding sequence ATAATTAGCGACCACTTAGGTACACCGATTTTAGCTGCCGACGAGCAAGGCAATAAAGTTTGGGAGCGGACGTTAGATATTTACGGAAGAGTCCGTAAAGAAGAAGGAGAAAAAGGCTTCTGCAATATGCTTTATCAAGGGTAA